From Pseudomonas sp. FP2335, the proteins below share one genomic window:
- a CDS encoding amidase — MSDATSMAEDFASGRNDPVQVLEQALLHANMAPSVFISVSAERARREAQASAARWRAGQPLSVFDGVPLAWKDLFDVAGSVTTAGAAYRRNAPAAALDAPCVGLLCRAGMVSVGKTNLSELAYSGLGLNPHFGTPHNPSSSDQARIPGGSSSGSAVAVAAGIVPIAMGTDTAGSIRIPAALNGLVGYRSSSRRYSRDGVFPLSRTLDSLGPLTRSVRDALAIDDLLHGRRQTHSARSLKGLRLVLAQQDAEPAVRNNLLHAVQRLKAAGALIEERECQAFQATLQLIRDHGWLGSFEAFALHEALLDSPDAAHLDPRVRRRLEAARGLPASQLLHLTEARRRLQQQLADDLDGALLITPTVAHVAPPLAPLEADDDLFIQTNLATLRLTMPGSFLDMPGVTLPSGRDALGLPTGLLLSAPTGEDARVLRAALSVESVLTI; from the coding sequence ATGTCAGACGCCACGTCCATGGCCGAGGATTTCGCCAGCGGTCGCAACGACCCGGTGCAGGTGCTCGAGCAAGCACTGTTGCACGCGAACATGGCCCCCAGCGTATTTATCTCGGTGAGCGCCGAGCGTGCCCGGCGTGAAGCCCAAGCCTCTGCCGCACGGTGGCGGGCCGGTCAGCCATTGAGCGTGTTCGACGGCGTGCCATTGGCCTGGAAAGACCTGTTCGACGTGGCCGGCAGCGTCACCACCGCCGGTGCCGCCTACCGGCGCAACGCTCCCGCCGCCGCGCTTGATGCGCCCTGTGTCGGCCTGTTGTGCCGCGCCGGGATGGTCAGCGTGGGCAAGACCAACCTCAGCGAACTGGCCTATTCCGGGCTGGGCCTCAACCCGCATTTCGGTACGCCGCACAACCCGAGCAGCAGCGATCAAGCCCGCATTCCCGGCGGTTCGTCATCGGGTTCGGCGGTCGCCGTCGCGGCCGGGATCGTGCCGATTGCCATGGGCACCGACACCGCCGGTTCGATCCGCATTCCCGCCGCGTTGAATGGCCTGGTGGGCTACCGCAGCAGCAGCCGACGCTACAGTCGCGACGGCGTATTCCCGTTGTCACGCACCCTCGACAGCCTCGGGCCACTGACCCGCAGCGTGCGCGATGCGCTGGCCATCGACGATCTGCTCCACGGCCGCCGCCAGACCCACAGCGCCCGCAGCCTCAAGGGCCTGCGCCTGGTGCTGGCGCAACAGGACGCCGAACCCGCGGTGCGCAACAACCTGCTGCACGCCGTGCAGCGACTCAAAGCCGCCGGTGCGCTGATCGAAGAACGTGAATGCCAGGCGTTCCAGGCCACCTTGCAGCTGATCCGGGATCACGGCTGGCTGGGCTCCTTCGAAGCCTTCGCCCTGCACGAAGCGTTGCTCGACAGCCCCGACGCCGCGCACCTCGACCCCCGCGTACGGCGCCGCCTCGAAGCTGCCCGCGGCTTGCCCGCCAGCCAATTGCTGCACCTGACCGAAGCCCGCCGTCGCCTGCAACAGCAACTGGCCGACGACCTCGACGGCGCCCTCCTGATCACCCCGACCGTCGCCCACGTCGCGCCGCCCCTGGCACCGCTGGAAGCCGACGACGACCTGTTCATCCAAACCAACCTCGCCACCCTGCGCCTGACCATGCCCGGCAGTTTCCTGGACATGCCCGGCGTGACCCTGCCCAGCGGCCGCGATGCCCTGGGCCTGCCCACCGGGCTGCTGCTCAGCGCCCCGACGGGGGAAGACGCGCGCGTGTTGCGCGCGGCGTTGTCCGTCGAATCCGTACTGACTATTTAA
- a CDS encoding polysaccharide deacetylase, which translates to MAKDILCAFGVDVDAVAGWLGSYGGEDSPDDISRGLFAGEIGAPRLLKLFERYGLRTTWFIPGHSMETFPEQMKAVADAGHEIGVHGYSHENPIAMTAEQEEIVLDKSIELITQVTGKRPTGYVAPWWEFSKVTNELLLKKGIKYDHSLMHNDFHPYYVRKGDSWTKIDYSQHPDTWMKPLVRGEETDLVEIPANWYLDDLPPMMFIKKAPNSHGFVNPRHLEEMWRDQFDWVYREHEHAVFTMTIHPDVSGRPQVLLMLERLIEHIQSHAGVRFVTFDEIADDFIRRQPRT; encoded by the coding sequence ATGGCTAAAGACATCCTTTGTGCATTTGGCGTCGACGTTGACGCCGTCGCCGGCTGGCTCGGTTCCTACGGCGGTGAAGACTCGCCGGACGACATTTCCCGTGGCCTGTTCGCCGGAGAAATCGGCGCGCCACGCCTGCTCAAACTGTTCGAACGCTACGGCCTGCGCACCACCTGGTTTATCCCCGGTCACTCGATGGAAACCTTCCCCGAGCAGATGAAGGCCGTGGCCGACGCCGGCCACGAAATCGGCGTGCACGGCTACAGCCACGAAAACCCCATCGCCATGACTGCCGAGCAGGAAGAAATCGTCCTCGATAAATCCATCGAACTGATCACCCAAGTCACCGGCAAACGCCCCACTGGCTACGTCGCCCCGTGGTGGGAGTTCAGCAAGGTCACCAACGAGCTGCTGCTGAAAAAAGGCATCAAGTACGACCACAGCCTGATGCACAACGACTTCCATCCCTACTACGTGCGCAAGGGCGACAGCTGGACCAAGATCGACTACAGCCAGCACCCCGACACCTGGATGAAGCCCCTGGTGCGCGGCGAGGAAACCGACCTGGTGGAGATCCCGGCCAACTGGTACCTCGACGACCTGCCGCCGATGATGTTCATCAAGAAAGCCCCCAACAGCCACGGCTTCGTCAACCCGCGTCACCTCGAAGAAATGTGGCGCGACCAGTTCGACTGGGTCTACCGCGAACACGAACACGCGGTGTTCACCATGACCATCCACCCCGACGTGTCCGGCCGCCCGCAAGTGCTGCTGATGCTCGAACGCCTGATCGAACACATCCAGAGCCATGCCGGCGTGCGCTTCGTCACCTTTGACGAAATCGCCGACGACTTCATCCGCCGCCAACCCCGTACCTGA
- a CDS encoding MFS transporter, translating to MSIYNKLDLTGWKPRQLTSKEVRFATWIAFFAWVFAVYDFILFGTLLPEIGRHFGWGEVEQAQIATWVAVGTAVVAFAIGPVVDKLGRRKGIIFTVAGSALCSALTAIGGAWGKSPLILIRSLGGLGYAEETVNATYLSELYGASEDPRLTKRRGFIYSLVQGGWPVGALIAAGLTALLLPIIGWQGCFIFAAIPAIVIAIMARKLKESPQFQIHERISQLRKSGAVTEAQNVAVTYGVDYDEHGKAGLKAAFRGPARRATLVIGAALLLNWAAIQVFSVLGTSVIVSVHHISFENSLIILVLSNLVGYCGYLSHGWMGDKIGRRNVIGLGWMLGGLSFAGMLFGPSNMAMVVGLYSLGLFFLIGPYSAALFFISESFPTSIRATGGAIIHAMGPIGAVVAGFGATQVLAAGSDWQTAALWFGAVPCFLSGVLMFAARHVRPETVQ from the coding sequence ATGTCCATCTATAACAAGCTTGACCTGACTGGCTGGAAACCCCGGCAACTGACCTCCAAGGAAGTGCGTTTCGCGACCTGGATCGCGTTTTTCGCCTGGGTGTTTGCGGTGTATGACTTCATCCTCTTCGGCACCTTGCTGCCGGAAATCGGCCGGCACTTCGGCTGGGGGGAAGTGGAGCAAGCGCAAATCGCGACCTGGGTCGCGGTGGGCACGGCGGTGGTGGCGTTTGCTATTGGGCCGGTGGTCGACAAGTTGGGCCGGCGCAAAGGCATTATCTTCACCGTGGCGGGTTCCGCGCTGTGTTCGGCGCTGACTGCGATCGGTGGTGCGTGGGGCAAGTCGCCGCTGATACTGATCCGTTCGTTGGGCGGCCTGGGCTATGCCGAGGAAACCGTCAACGCCACCTACCTGAGCGAGCTGTACGGCGCCTCGGAAGATCCGCGCCTGACCAAGCGCCGTGGCTTCATCTACAGCCTGGTGCAAGGCGGCTGGCCGGTCGGTGCGTTGATCGCCGCCGGTTTGACCGCACTGTTGCTGCCGATCATCGGCTGGCAGGGTTGCTTTATCTTTGCCGCGATCCCGGCCATCGTCATCGCGATCATGGCGCGCAAGCTCAAGGAGAGCCCGCAGTTCCAGATCCACGAACGCATCAGCCAACTGCGCAAAAGCGGCGCGGTGACTGAAGCGCAAAACGTCGCCGTCACCTACGGCGTGGACTACGACGAACACGGCAAGGCCGGCCTCAAGGCCGCGTTCCGTGGCCCGGCCCGTCGTGCCACCCTGGTGATCGGTGCCGCGCTGTTGCTCAACTGGGCCGCGATCCAGGTGTTCAGCGTGCTGGGTACGTCGGTGATTGTCAGCGTGCACCACATCTCGTTCGAAAACTCGCTGATCATCCTCGTGCTCTCGAACCTGGTGGGTTACTGCGGTTACCTCAGCCACGGTTGGATGGGCGACAAGATCGGCCGTCGCAACGTCATCGGCCTGGGCTGGATGCTCGGCGGGCTGTCGTTCGCCGGCATGCTGTTCGGCCCGAGCAACATGGCGATGGTGGTCGGGCTGTACAGCCTGGGCCTGTTCTTCCTGATCGGCCCGTACTCGGCGGCACTGTTTTTTATCAGCGAGAGTTTCCCCACCAGCATCCGCGCCACCGGCGGCGCGATCATCCATGCCATGGGCCCGATTGGTGCCGTGGTCGCAGGTTTCGGCGCGACCCAAGTGCTGGCCGCCGGCAGCGACTGGCAGACCGCCGCGCTGTGGTTCGGTGCGGTGCCGTGCTTCCTGTCCGGTGTGTTGATGTTTGCCGCGCGCCATGTGCGTCCGGAAACCGTTCAGTAA
- a CDS encoding SDR family NAD(P)-dependent oxidoreductase, whose translation MNRKVALITGAASGIGQALAVAYARVGVAVVGGYYPADPHDPQTTVALVQQAGGECLMLPLDVGDTASVDALAAQAVEHFGRLDYAVANAGLLRRAPLLEMTDALWDEMLNVDLTGVMRTFRAAARHMGEGGALVAISSIAGGVYGWQEHSHYAAAKAGVPGLCRSLAVELAAQGIRCNAVIPGLIETPQSLDAKNSLGPEGLAKAARAIPLGRVGRADEVASLVQFLTSEASSYLTGQSIVIDGGLTVRWPD comes from the coding sequence ATGAACCGTAAAGTTGCCTTGATTACCGGTGCCGCCAGCGGCATCGGCCAAGCCCTCGCCGTGGCCTATGCGCGGGTCGGTGTGGCGGTGGTCGGCGGGTATTACCCGGCCGACCCCCATGACCCGCAAACCACCGTAGCCCTGGTGCAACAAGCCGGCGGCGAGTGCCTGATGTTGCCGCTGGACGTGGGCGATACCGCCTCGGTCGACGCTCTGGCCGCGCAAGCCGTGGAGCACTTCGGTCGCCTCGATTACGCGGTGGCCAACGCGGGTTTGCTGCGCCGCGCACCGCTGCTGGAAATGACCGATGCGCTGTGGGACGAGATGCTCAATGTCGACCTGACGGGGGTGATGCGCACTTTCCGCGCCGCAGCCCGGCACATGGGCGAAGGCGGCGCGCTGGTGGCGATTTCGTCGATTGCCGGCGGCGTGTACGGCTGGCAGGAACACAGCCATTACGCCGCAGCCAAGGCCGGCGTGCCGGGGCTGTGCCGCTCGCTGGCGGTGGAGTTGGCAGCCCAGGGCATTCGTTGCAATGCGGTGATTCCGGGGTTGATCGAGACGCCGCAGTCGTTGGACGCGAAGAACTCCCTGGGGCCCGAAGGCCTGGCGAAAGCCGCGCGGGCGATCCCGCTGGGGCGGGTAGGGCGGGCGGATGAAGTGGCGTCGCTGGTGCAGTTCTTGACCAGTGAGGCGTCGAGCTACCTGACCGGGCAAAGCATCGTCATCGACGGCGGCCTGACCGTACGCTGGCCAGACTGA
- a CDS encoding SDR family NAD(P)-dependent oxidoreductase, whose protein sequence is MQQLINRRAVITGAGSGIGAAIARAYAVEGARLVLADRNAASLAETAITCRNLGAEVVECLADVGTVDGAQASVDKCVEQFGGIDILVNNAGMLTQARCVDLTIEMWNDMLRVDLTSVFVASQRALPHMLAQRWGRIINVASQLGIKGGAELTHYAAAKAGVIGFTKSLALEVAKDNVLVNAIAPGPIETPLVGGISDDWKRAKAKELPLGRFGLADEVAPTAVLLASEPGGNLFVGQTLGPNSGDVMP, encoded by the coding sequence ATGCAGCAACTCATTAACCGCCGTGCCGTGATCACCGGCGCCGGCAGCGGCATCGGTGCTGCCATCGCCCGCGCCTATGCCGTCGAAGGCGCGCGCCTGGTGCTGGCCGACCGCAACGCGGCGAGCCTCGCCGAAACCGCGATCACCTGCCGCAACCTCGGCGCCGAAGTGGTCGAATGCCTGGCCGACGTCGGCACCGTCGACGGTGCCCAGGCCAGCGTCGACAAGTGCGTCGAACAGTTTGGCGGCATCGACATCCTGGTCAACAACGCCGGCATGCTCACCCAGGCGCGTTGTGTCGACCTGACCATCGAGATGTGGAACGACATGCTGCGCGTCGACCTTACCAGCGTGTTTGTCGCCAGCCAGCGTGCCTTGCCGCACATGCTCGCGCAGCGTTGGGGGCGGATCATCAACGTCGCCTCGCAACTGGGCATCAAGGGCGGTGCCGAGCTGACCCACTATGCGGCCGCCAAGGCCGGGGTGATCGGCTTTACCAAGTCCCTGGCGCTGGAAGTGGCCAAGGACAACGTGTTGGTCAACGCCATCGCCCCTGGCCCGATTGAAACGCCGCTGGTGGGCGGCATCAGCGACGACTGGAAGCGCGCCAAGGCCAAGGAACTGCCCCTGGGCCGCTTCGGCCTGGCCGACGAAGTCGCGCCCACCGCGGTGCTGCTGGCCAGCGAGCCGGGCGGCAACCTGTTTGTCGGCCAGACCCTCGGCCCGAACTCCGGCGACGTCATGCCATGA
- a CDS encoding GTP-binding protein: MSIALNVITGFLGSGKTTLLKRLLQGESLGDTALLINEFGDVGIDHLLVEAVAPDTVLLPSGCVCCSIRGELKDALLGLLQRRERGEIPAFKRVILETTGLADPAPILATLNNDVQLRGRFHIGLVITLVDASHATLQERLHPEWLAQVAAADRLLLSKTDVAGDSGPLRAHLQALNAGTPILNTHEIHSGDQLLLGEGLRSAEPAVEVGRWQLHQPVSATHGAAQVCCLTFEQPLDWVGFGVWLSMLLRCHGERILRVKGLLNVNASHAPIVIHGVQHCLHAPVHLPAWPGDERQSRLVFILRGLDPALLRRSFEVFSRRFAQ; this comes from the coding sequence ATGAGTATCGCGCTGAACGTCATCACCGGTTTCCTCGGCAGCGGCAAGACCACCTTGCTCAAGCGCCTGCTGCAAGGTGAAAGCCTTGGCGACACCGCGCTGCTGATCAATGAATTCGGCGATGTCGGCATCGACCATCTGCTGGTCGAAGCAGTCGCGCCGGACACGGTGCTGCTGCCCAGCGGCTGCGTGTGCTGTTCGATTCGCGGCGAGTTGAAAGACGCGCTGCTGGGCCTGCTGCAACGCCGCGAGCGTGGTGAAATCCCGGCGTTCAAGCGGGTGATCCTGGAGACCACCGGCCTGGCCGATCCAGCGCCGATCCTGGCCACTTTGAACAATGACGTGCAACTGCGCGGGCGTTTTCATATCGGCCTGGTGATCACCTTGGTCGACGCCAGCCACGCCACGCTGCAAGAGCGCCTGCACCCGGAATGGCTGGCCCAGGTCGCGGCGGCGGATCGCTTGCTGCTGAGCAAGACCGATGTGGCCGGTGATAGTGGCCCACTGCGCGCGCACTTGCAGGCGCTGAATGCCGGCACGCCCATCCTCAACACCCACGAGATCCACAGCGGCGACCAATTGCTGCTCGGCGAAGGCCTGCGCAGTGCCGAGCCCGCCGTGGAGGTCGGCCGCTGGCAACTGCACCAACCCGTCAGCGCCACCCACGGCGCCGCGCAGGTGTGCTGCCTGACCTTCGAGCAGCCGTTGGATTGGGTCGGTTTCGGGGTGTGGCTGTCGATGCTGTTAAGATGCCATGGCGAACGAATCCTCCGGGTCAAAGGACTGCTCAACGTGAACGCCAGCCACGCCCCCATCGTCATTCATGGCGTGCAGCACTGCCTGCATGCCCCGGTGCATTTGCCTGCCTGGCCGGGCGACGAACGCCAGTCGCGCCTGGTATTTATCCTGCGCGGCCTCGACCCGGCGCTGCTGCGCCGTTCCTTTGAAGTGTTCTCACGGCGGTTCGCCCAATGA
- a CDS encoding PotD/PotF family extracellular solute-binding protein, producing MITLRVLGTSVTLLECLRVRAEQELGIRLVYQVHDVEQAQRIAVMQPDSYDLYDQWFHNVDFVWPARAIQPIDTRRIALWHEINDLPKRGRLSPDDRLGSGSVPSERLFVQHDGSLGSTVTERISMLPLTHNADSFAYRPERLPEGFCHRNESWGWLLDPAWSARTALQSDAAIGALDAALAVQGAGLAQFKDIGNMSIEEIDVLATILVRKQKEGHFAAFWSDDEEAAQLMLSPSIDIQSLWSPTLMRLHRAGVKYRLAVPREGYRAWFGGLSLSRHARGPVLDAAYAYLNWWLSGWPGAVMARQGYYIGNPARSRDHLSSAEWDYWYAGQPAREELLGSDGLPLIDIGEVRDGGSYEQRMGHIAVWNSVMDEHNYLVRRWGDFMRARTL from the coding sequence ATGATCACCTTGCGGGTGCTCGGCACCTCCGTGACCTTACTGGAATGCCTGCGCGTGCGCGCCGAGCAGGAACTGGGTATTCGCCTGGTCTATCAGGTGCACGACGTCGAACAGGCCCAGCGCATTGCGGTGATGCAGCCCGACAGCTACGACCTGTACGACCAGTGGTTCCACAACGTCGACTTCGTGTGGCCGGCGCGGGCGATCCAGCCCATCGACACGCGGCGCATCGCGCTGTGGCACGAAATCAACGACCTGCCCAAGCGCGGCCGGCTGTCGCCGGATGACCGCCTCGGCAGCGGCAGCGTGCCCAGTGAGCGCCTGTTCGTGCAGCACGACGGCAGCCTCGGCAGCACCGTCACCGAACGCATCAGCATGCTGCCCCTGACCCACAACGCCGACAGTTTCGCCTACCGCCCCGAACGGCTGCCCGAAGGCTTTTGCCACCGCAACGAAAGCTGGGGCTGGCTGCTCGACCCGGCCTGGAGCGCACGCACCGCGCTGCAAAGCGACGCGGCCATCGGCGCACTGGACGCGGCATTGGCGGTGCAGGGCGCGGGTCTGGCACAGTTCAAGGACATCGGCAACATGAGCATCGAAGAGATCGACGTGCTCGCCACTATCCTGGTGCGCAAACAGAAGGAAGGCCACTTCGCCGCGTTCTGGTCGGACGACGAAGAGGCTGCCCAACTGATGCTCAGCCCAAGTATCGACATCCAGAGCCTATGGTCACCGACCCTGATGCGCCTGCACCGCGCTGGGGTGAAATACCGCCTGGCGGTACCGCGCGAGGGCTATCGCGCCTGGTTCGGCGGCCTGTCGTTGTCACGGCATGCCCGGGGCCCGGTGCTGGATGCGGCCTACGCCTACCTCAATTGGTGGCTGTCCGGCTGGCCCGGCGCAGTGATGGCGCGCCAGGGTTACTACATCGGCAACCCGGCCCGCAGTCGCGATCACCTGAGCAGCGCCGAGTGGGATTACTGGTACGCCGGCCAACCGGCCCGGGAAGAATTGCTCGGCAGCGATGGCCTGCCGCTGATCGACATCGGTGAAGTGCGCGATGGCGGCTCCTACGAGCAGCGCATGGGGCATATCGCGGTGTGGAACTCGGTGATGGACGAGCACAACTACTTGGTACGGCGCTGGGGCGACTTCATGCGCGCCCGCACCCTGTGA
- a CDS encoding bifunctional diguanylate cyclase/phosphodiesterase, whose protein sequence is MRWRHTFQTRIAGVLALLLLVVVAATYFAVKAATTRAVENQAEVQLETGSQVFERLLDLRGRRLQYGLDWLTADEPFKQAVSEGKTAAILAALYRHGTGIGSSEVFVLGLDGRVTVSTLPLFTPGMLFPQDAALRHARRSGLQMLIVAMDGHPYLLVQKDVLNPQPVARVVMGFAMDAQFANELRSMSNLEVSFLARQDGRTGPLFSTQPDTVRADILATLRRVPATSEAYIERFHGQRMLSQVLSLANTGESDEVRVLLQSPLDHALESFAPLDRQFLGIALAVLVVSLAGALFLARRVSRPLNALVEAADRIGAGDYRTPVRVRSHDEFGLLARAFNAMQSGIAVRERQLAHNALHDSLTGLPNRALAMERLGSAISARRPVVLLYVGIENYRLINEGFGAQGVEEMLREASRCLSMSLLASDTAARIAGSEFLVLLENTEIDRAVARADRLYALLTEPQRIGHDEVRHEVSIGIAAYPGDGQQVEELISRAAIARHDAATLPGHLQIYQQHRELAHQRQITLIRDLRRAVVEGELFLCYQPKLDLSQGYVRQAEALLRWQHPTLGQVSPAEFIPLAERTGSMASLTLWVIEEAIRQIAEWGQRGLHIQLSVNISVDDLADDDLAIRVTALLMHYAVAAEQLIFEITESAIMHNPQQALNVLEQLRGCGISLSVDDYGTGYSSLAQLQRLPVQELKIDQSFVRNLDSASGDGVIVRSTIEMSHNLGLKVVAEGVEFAPSLKLLKQWKCDTAQGYLISRPLNAMAFEMWMRRERVPL, encoded by the coding sequence ATGAGGTGGCGCCATACGTTCCAGACCCGTATCGCCGGGGTGCTCGCGTTATTGCTGTTGGTGGTCGTCGCCGCCACTTACTTTGCCGTCAAGGCCGCAACCACCCGGGCCGTCGAGAACCAGGCCGAGGTCCAGCTGGAAACCGGCAGCCAGGTGTTCGAGCGCCTGCTCGACCTGCGCGGTCGCCGCCTGCAATACGGCCTGGATTGGCTGACCGCCGACGAACCTTTCAAGCAAGCCGTGAGCGAAGGCAAGACCGCAGCCATCCTGGCCGCGTTGTACCGGCACGGCACCGGTATCGGTTCCAGCGAAGTGTTTGTATTGGGCCTGGACGGTAGGGTCACGGTCAGCACCTTGCCGCTGTTCACCCCTGGCATGCTGTTCCCCCAGGACGCAGCCTTGCGCCATGCGCGGCGCAGCGGTCTGCAAATGTTGATCGTGGCCATGGACGGGCATCCCTACCTGCTGGTGCAAAAGGACGTCTTGAACCCGCAGCCGGTGGCGCGCGTCGTCATGGGCTTTGCGATGGACGCCCAGTTCGCCAACGAACTGCGTTCCATGAGCAACCTGGAAGTGTCGTTCCTCGCCAGGCAGGACGGTCGCACCGGCCCGTTGTTCAGCACCCAGCCCGACACGGTCCGCGCCGATATTCTCGCCACGCTGCGCCGGGTGCCGGCCACCTCCGAGGCCTACATCGAACGCTTCCACGGCCAGCGCATGCTCAGTCAGGTGCTGTCGCTGGCCAATACCGGCGAGAGCGATGAGGTGCGGGTGCTGCTGCAAAGCCCACTGGACCACGCCCTGGAATCCTTTGCGCCGCTGGACCGGCAGTTCCTCGGGATAGCCCTGGCGGTGCTGGTGGTGTCGCTGGCCGGCGCGTTGTTCCTGGCGCGGCGGGTATCGCGCCCGCTGAATGCGTTGGTGGAGGCCGCTGACCGTATCGGTGCCGGCGATTACCGCACCCCGGTGCGTGTGCGCAGCCACGATGAATTCGGCCTGTTGGCCCGGGCGTTCAATGCCATGCAAAGCGGCATCGCCGTGCGCGAGCGGCAACTGGCGCACAACGCCCTGCATGACTCTCTTACCGGCCTGCCCAACCGTGCGCTGGCGATGGAGCGCCTGGGCAGCGCGATCAGTGCGCGTCGGCCAGTGGTGTTGCTGTATGTGGGGATCGAAAACTACCGCCTGATCAACGAGGGTTTCGGCGCCCAGGGCGTCGAGGAAATGCTCCGCGAAGCCAGCCGTTGCCTGTCCATGAGCCTGCTCGCCAGCGACACTGCCGCCCGTATCGCTGGCAGTGAATTCCTGGTGCTGCTGGAAAACACCGAGATCGACCGCGCCGTCGCCCGCGCCGACCGCCTCTACGCGCTGCTCACCGAACCCCAGCGCATCGGCCATGACGAAGTGCGCCACGAGGTCAGTATCGGCATCGCCGCCTACCCCGGGGACGGCCAGCAGGTGGAAGAGTTGATCAGCCGCGCCGCGATTGCCCGGCACGACGCGGCCACCTTGCCCGGGCATTTGCAGATCTATCAGCAGCACCGCGAGTTGGCCCACCAGCGCCAGATCACCCTGATCCGCGACCTGCGCCGTGCGGTGGTCGAAGGCGAACTGTTCCTGTGCTACCAGCCCAAGCTCGACCTCAGCCAGGGCTATGTGCGCCAGGCCGAAGCCTTGCTGCGCTGGCAACATCCGACCCTGGGCCAGGTGTCGCCGGCCGAGTTCATTCCCCTGGCCGAGCGCACCGGCAGCATGGCCAGCCTGACTCTGTGGGTGATCGAAGAAGCGATCCGCCAGATTGCCGAGTGGGGGCAGCGCGGGCTGCATATCCAACTGTCGGTGAATATTTCGGTGGATGACCTGGCCGATGATGACCTGGCGATTCGTGTCACCGCGTTGCTGATGCACTACGCGGTGGCGGCCGAGCAACTGATCTTCGAGATCACCGAAAGCGCGATCATGCACAACCCGCAACAGGCACTGAACGTGTTGGAGCAACTGCGCGGTTGCGGTATCAGTCTGTCGGTGGACGACTACGGCACCGGCTATTCGTCCCTCGCGCAATTGCAGCGCTTGCCGGTGCAGGAGTTGAAGATAGACCAGTCCTTTGTGCGCAACCTCGACAGCGCCAGCGGCGACGGGGTAATCGTGCGTTCCACCATCGAGATGAGCCACAACCTGGGGCTCAAGGTGGTGGCCGAAGGCGTGGAGTTTGCGCCGAGCCTGAAGCTGCTCAAGCAGTGGAAGTGCGACACCGCCCAGGGTTACCTGATCAGCCGGCCATTGAATGCCATGGCGTTCGAGATGTGGATGCGCCGCGAGCGGGTGCCGCTCTAG
- a CDS encoding methylamine utilization protein has protein sequence MNRIFLQFSLAAVLLSAHTDAGAATLDVQVRQADQTPVSDAVITLQGPVGAPVGTLKADMDQRGQKFAPHVLAVHTGTQVRFPNSDNIRHQVYSFSAAKRFELRLYEGTPTEPLLFDKPGVVVLGCNIHDWMLGYIYVTDDPRFGVSDAQGRVRLDNLPAGAYHVTLWHPQLLDMQPQDGGTLSLPAAGLSHAVQLKLEPPSADLPPAPTPTAFGDAFNRAAHETAQ, from the coding sequence ATGAACCGGATTTTCCTACAGTTTTCCCTGGCGGCCGTATTGTTGTCCGCCCACACCGACGCCGGTGCCGCGACACTGGACGTACAGGTGCGCCAGGCCGATCAGACGCCGGTCAGCGATGCCGTGATCACCTTGCAAGGTCCGGTCGGTGCGCCCGTCGGCACGCTCAAGGCCGATATGGATCAACGCGGCCAGAAGTTCGCGCCCCATGTGCTGGCGGTGCACACCGGCACCCAGGTGCGCTTCCCCAACAGCGACAACATCCGCCATCAGGTCTATTCGTTCTCCGCGGCCAAGCGCTTTGAACTGCGCCTGTACGAAGGCACGCCCACCGAACCGTTGCTGTTCGACAAGCCCGGGGTGGTGGTGCTCGGCTGCAATATCCACGATTGGATGCTCGGCTACATCTATGTCACCGACGACCCCCGCTTCGGCGTCAGCGATGCCCAGGGCCGCGTGCGCCTGGACAACCTGCCGGCCGGTGCCTACCACGTCACCCTGTGGCACCCGCAATTGCTCGACATGCAGCCGCAGGACGGCGGCACCCTGAGCCTGCCTGCCGCGGGCCTGAGCCACGCCGTGCAACTCAAGCTTGAACCGCCGTCGGCCGACCTGCCGCCAGCGCCCACACCGACTGCGTTTGGCGATGCCTTCAATCGAGCCGCCCATGAAACTGCGCAGTAG